The Moorena producens PAL-8-15-08-1 genomic interval CCCTCCTCTGGGGCAAAAGCTTCCAGGCTGTCTCAACCCAATATTAATGATTATGACTGGCAATATTCTCGTTCCAGTAATTATACCAGTTATACCAGTTTCATAAAGTCTCCAAATATTCAAATTAGCCAAAGAAATCTTCCTCACTGGGAATTAGCAGGAGCAATTTACTTTGTGACTTTTAGTACTTGGCAAAAGCTAGAGTTGACGCTAGAAGCCAGACAAGTAGTTCTAGATTCCTGTTTATTCTTCAATAACCAAAGGTACAAAACCTATGCTGTTGTAATTATGCCAGATCATGTGCATTGGTTAATGCAGCCTTTACCAAAATCAGATCAGAAATATTGGACCTTAGGTAGTATTATCCACAGCATTAAAAGCTATAGTTCTAAACAAGTTGCTAAAGTAATGAATCATATCGGTATTGTTTGGCAAGACGAGCGATATGATCGCATTATGCGAGATGAAAGAGAATGTTTAGAGACATGGAACTATATCAGAGAAAATCCTGTAAAAGCTAATTTATCTGAGATTGCTGAAAGATATCCTTTCTTCTGGCAAATGGATAGTGTAGACAAGTCTTCTGTAAAATAATCTATGGTGGAACAGGCTTCCAGCCTGTGTCAATGACTGTGTGGTGGAACAGGCTTCCAGCCTGTGTCAATGACTGTGTGGTGGAACAGGCTTCCAGCCTGTATCAATGACTGTGTGGTGGAACAGGCTTCCAGCCTGTGTCAATGACTGTGTGGTGGAACAGGCTTCCAGCCTGTGTCAATGACTGTGTGGTGGAACAGGCTTCCAGCCTGTGTCAATGACTGTGTGGTGGAACAGGCTTCCAGCCTGTATCAATAACTGTGTGGTGGAACAGGCTTCCAGCCTGTATCAATAACTGTGTGGTGGAACAGGCTTCCAGCCTGTGTCAATGACTGTGTGGTGGAACAGGCTTCCAGCCTGTGTCAATGACTGTGTGGTGGAACAGGCTTCCAGCCTGTGTCAATGACTGTGTGGTGGAACAGGCTTCCAGCCTGTATCAATAACTGTGTGGTGGAACAGGCTTCCAGCCTGTGTGAATAACTGTGTGGTGGAACAGGCTTCCAGCCTGTGTGAATAACTGTGTGGTGGAACAGGCTTCCAGCCTGTGTCAATGACTGTGTGGTGGAACAGGCTTCCAGCCTGTGTCAATGACTGTGTGGTGGAACAGGCTTCCAGCCTGTGTCAATAACTGTGTGGTGGAACAGGCTTCCAGCCTGTATCAATCTCCATCAAACAATAATCTTAGTCACTGGCAAGATGTAATCATCTTGGTCACTGGCAAGATGCCAGTTCCACTTGTAGAACCACTGGCAAGATGCCAGTTCCACAACTAGCACCACTGGCAAGATGCCAGTTCCACAACTAGCACCACTGGCAAGATGCCAGTTCTACACAAGATGCCAGTTCTACATCCGTTCAACCAAACAATGGTGATGCCAGAAACAAATCAAGAAGAACAGCAATCAAAACTTAATATCAAACGCCATCGGCGACAAATTCAGTACTTTGCTGAAGACTTGGGAAATGGTATCACCTTGGACATGGTTGCCATCCCTGGTGGCACTTTCCTCATGGGTTCCCCAGAAACAGAACAGGGGCATAGAGACAGTGAAAGTCCCCAGCATCAAGTCACGGTTAAATCCTTCTTCATGGGTAAATACCCAGTGACCCAAGCCCAATGGCAAGCCGTGGCTGCCCTACCCCAAGTCAACAGAAAACTTAAACCCAATCCATCCCGTTTTAACGGGAAAGACCGACCTGTAGAGAGAGTCTCTTGGTATGATGCGGTGGAATTTTGTGAGCGGCTGTCCCAGCATACCAAACGCCCTTATCGCTTGCCCAGTGAAGCCCAGTGGGAATACGCCTGTAGAGCCGGAACAACCACCCCGTTTCATTTTGGAGAGACAATTACTACAGAATTTGCTAACTACAATGGAACAGATGATGAACACGGTGGTTGGAAAGGATCTTATGGTAATGGGCCATCAGGGATTTATCGTAGAGAAACAACCCCAGTGGGGAGTTTTGGGGTAGGGAATGAGTTTGGACTCTACGATATGCATGGGAATGTGTGGGAGTGGTGTGTAGACCATTGGCATGATAACTATGAAAGTGCGCCGACAGATGGCAGTGCCTGGCAAGATGAACCGGATAGCAATAATGAAAATGATAATAAATATTGGGTGTGGCGGGGTGGTTCCTGCTACTCCTTGCCTAAAAACTGCCGTTCTGGGTCTCGCGGCGTCTTGAATCCGGGCTTGAGGCACCTCGTCGGCAATATTGGTTTTCGTGTGGTGTGTGCTCAGGAGTGGACTCTGTAACCCTTTACCCTTTTCCCAATGTGGAACAGGCTTCCAGCCTGTGATAGGCGAAGCAATCTTTAATTATAGCAGTTGAAGTAAAGACATACTTCTAATCCGAAGCTCTATTCCCCTTCCCGCAAGCTCGGGCAAAGCCCGAAAGCATAGGCCACGGCCTTAGTTCCCTCAGAATTCTCAAAACTAAATAATTTGGCAAAACGGCATTGATATAGCCGAGAAGTGTTATTTAATGATTTCTAAAGTGTTATTTAACTGTAAGCTATCAGCTATAAGCTGTCAGCTATAAGCAGCTAGAAGCCTGTGCCAGGGCTGACCGCTGACCACTGACCACTGTTCGCTTACATTTACCACTTCTGTTCTCCCTTCCCGGCGTTGCTGATTCTGGGTATGGTTTCGCCCCCCTAGCCCCCCAATTCTGGGGGGAAAAAACTGTCAAAGTCCCCCAGGATTGGGGGACCAACGGGGGCTTTAATAAAACCAGATGATCGCGCATTCATTCCTTAATTCAGCAACGCCCCCTTCCCGACTCCCTCGCCCAAACTAATGATTTAGCATCACAAGTACCAAAGAGGCTAACATTATGACGTTGAAAATTTTCTGTGACCAGAACTATCTCCCAGAGGGCATGACCTATGAGGCAATCCTATACCCCTTTTGGGGCAAGCCTCCGGAAAATCCTCAGGATCCCATTAGTAGTTGTTTTGACCACTATGTAGAAATTGGAAAGTCTCTATTTAAGATGTCGTCTCTGGAGGAAGCAGATTTTGCCATAGTACCAGTTAATTGGGCACTATGGAATTCTGAATTGGAAGATAAAGCCAGAGAATTAGCAGAAAACGTTAAATCAGCAGGGAAGCCTTTAATCAGCTTTTTTGGTGGGACTTCTTCCCATCTTAACTTACCGATTGAAAGTGATTTTGTATTCCGTAACTCCCTCTATCGATCCCTGAGAAAAAACACCGATTTTACCCTACCTCAGTGGAGCGAAGACTTTGTTGAAAACTATCTTGACAACAAACTCAATATCCGCCAAAAACGCTTAAAACCGGTAGTTGGTTTCTGTGGGTATGCCGTCAAACAAAATACCAAAACCCACTTAAACGTTTTATGGTCTAGAGTCAAAACGAATGTCTTGCACTCGAAAACTAGTATCCCTCCCTATAATTGGGGACATGTGTTAAGACTTCAAGCCCTAGATATCTTAGCCAAAGATCCTAACATAATCACCAACTTTATGATTAGAGAACGCCCAGTTTTCTTCAATCAACCGGATTTCAAGTTGAAGCAAAAGCATCGGCTGGAATTTGTCCATAACTTAATAGACAGTGACTATATCTTCTGTTGCCGTGGGTCAGGAAACAATTCCTTTCGTTTCTATGAAGCATTGTGTTGTGGCCGAATTCCAGTGCTTGTAGATACCG includes:
- a CDS encoding REP-associated tyrosine transposase gives rise to the protein MTTPNRPSSGAKASRLSQPNINDYDWQYSRSSNYTSYTSFIKSPNIQISQRNLPHWELAGAIYFVTFSTWQKLELTLEARQVVLDSCLFFNNQRYKTYAVVIMPDHVHWLMQPLPKSDQKYWTLGSIIHSIKSYSSKQVAKVMNHIGIVWQDERYDRIMRDERECLETWNYIRENPVKANLSEIAERYPFFWQMDSVDKSSVK
- a CDS encoding formylglycine-generating enzyme family protein, translating into MPVLHKMPVLHPFNQTMVMPETNQEEQQSKLNIKRHRRQIQYFAEDLGNGITLDMVAIPGGTFLMGSPETEQGHRDSESPQHQVTVKSFFMGKYPVTQAQWQAVAALPQVNRKLKPNPSRFNGKDRPVERVSWYDAVEFCERLSQHTKRPYRLPSEAQWEYACRAGTTTPFHFGETITTEFANYNGTDDEHGGWKGSYGNGPSGIYRRETTPVGSFGVGNEFGLYDMHGNVWEWCVDHWHDNYESAPTDGSAWQDEPDSNNENDNKYWVWRGGSCYSLPKNCRSGSRGVLNPGLRHLVGNIGFRVVCAQEWTL
- a CDS encoding exostosin yields the protein MTLKIFCDQNYLPEGMTYEAILYPFWGKPPENPQDPISSCFDHYVEIGKSLFKMSSLEEADFAIVPVNWALWNSELEDKARELAENVKSAGKPLISFFGGTSSHLNLPIESDFVFRNSLYRSLRKNTDFTLPQWSEDFVENYLDNKLNIRQKRLKPVVGFCGYAVKQNTKTHLNVLWSRVKTNVLHSKTSIPPYNWGHVLRLQALDILAKDPNIITNFMIRERPVFFNQPDFKLKQKHRLEFVHNLIDSDYIFCCRGSGNNSFRFYEALCCGRIPVLVDTDCVLPYDFDIDWKKYCVWIKENELHLIGDKIAEFHDNLSSREFVDLQYECRRIWKERVSPEGFFSNFHRHLPITKGTRNREQATVGCI